In Mycolicibacterium alvei, a single window of DNA contains:
- a CDS encoding acyl-ACP desaturase produces MQAELTDTVLQAELEQIAEENLNRHLATTKDWYPHDYIPWDSGRNFAASGGQDWDLEHSQLSDVARAAMITNLLTEDNLPSYHREAAGSFSQDGPWGAWVNRWTAEENRHGTAIRDYLVVTRGVDLVALEQARMAHVTNGFTSTDEERAMHDSEFLMSVAYVTFQELATRVSHRNTGKVCDDPIADRLLQRIAADENLHMIFYRNMCEAALELSPDQALDAVGAVVENFRMPGQGMPDFRRNGVLMAKHGIYDLRQHLEEVVMPNLRKWQIFERNDFSPVGEARRDQLAAFLEDLQTKVVKFEEQRDRMLAREAAKRERAAS; encoded by the coding sequence ATGCAAGCGGAACTCACAGATACGGTTTTGCAGGCAGAACTCGAGCAGATAGCCGAGGAAAACCTCAACCGGCACCTGGCCACGACCAAGGACTGGTATCCGCACGACTACATCCCGTGGGATTCGGGTCGCAACTTCGCCGCGAGCGGGGGCCAGGACTGGGACCTCGAGCATTCTCAGCTCAGTGACGTGGCCCGGGCGGCGATGATCACCAACCTGCTCACCGAGGACAATCTGCCGTCGTATCACCGTGAAGCCGCCGGGAGCTTCTCCCAGGACGGACCGTGGGGCGCCTGGGTCAACCGCTGGACCGCCGAGGAGAACCGGCACGGCACCGCGATCCGGGACTACCTGGTGGTCACCCGCGGTGTCGATCTCGTCGCCCTGGAGCAGGCCCGCATGGCGCATGTGACCAACGGCTTCACCTCGACCGACGAAGAACGTGCGATGCACGACTCCGAATTCCTGATGTCGGTCGCCTACGTGACCTTCCAGGAGCTCGCGACCCGGGTCAGTCACCGCAACACCGGGAAGGTCTGCGACGATCCGATCGCCGACCGGCTCCTGCAACGCATCGCCGCGGACGAGAACCTGCACATGATCTTCTACCGGAACATGTGCGAGGCGGCCCTGGAACTCTCGCCCGATCAGGCGCTGGACGCTGTCGGCGCTGTCGTCGAGAACTTCCGGATGCCGGGACAGGGAATGCCCGACTTCCGCCGTAATGGCGTGCTGATGGCCAAGCACGGGATCTACGATCTGCGCCAACACCTCGAAGAAGTGGTCATGCCGAACCTGCGCAAGTGGCAGATCTTCGAGCGCAACGATTTCAGCCCCGTCGGTGAGGCCCGTCGCGATCAGTTGGCGGCGTTCCTGGAAGACCTGCAGACGAAGGTGGTCAAGTTCGAGGAGCAGCGTGACCGCATGCTTGCTCGCGAGGCGGCCAAGCGCGAGCGCGCCGCATCCTGA
- a CDS encoding cytochrome P450 — protein MTSSELKEVQRVSGGEGEEHGHLEEFRTDPIGLMQRIRDECGDVGWFQLADKQVLLLSGAEANEFFFRSSDSDLNQAEAYPFMTPIFGEGVVFDADPERRAEMLHNTALRGEQMKGHAATIERQVRGMIENWGESGEIDLLDFFSELTIYTSTACLIGEKFRNQLDSRFANYYHLLERGTDPLCYVDPYLPIESFRIRDEARANLVELVQEVMNGRITNPPTDKSDRDLLDVLVSIKDEEGNHRFSANEVTGMFISLMFAGHHTSSGTSSWTLIELLRNPEYYAKVQAELDDLYADGQEVSFHALRQIPNLDNALKETLRLHPPLIILMRVAQDEFEVAGHPIHKGQMVAASPAISNRIPEDFPDPDAFDPDRYEKPRQEDLINRWTWIPFGAGKHRCVGAAFAQMQIKAIFSVLLREYEFEMSQPPESYRNDHSKMVVQLARPAKVRYRKRV, from the coding sequence ATGACAAGCTCAGAACTCAAGGAAGTGCAGCGCGTTTCGGGTGGTGAGGGCGAGGAACACGGTCACCTCGAAGAATTCCGCACCGACCCGATCGGCCTGATGCAGCGCATCCGTGACGAATGTGGCGACGTCGGCTGGTTCCAGCTCGCCGACAAGCAGGTGCTGCTGCTGAGCGGAGCTGAGGCCAACGAGTTCTTCTTCCGCTCCAGCGACAGCGACCTCAACCAGGCCGAGGCCTACCCGTTCATGACCCCGATCTTCGGTGAGGGCGTGGTGTTCGACGCCGACCCCGAGCGGCGTGCCGAGATGCTGCACAACACCGCGCTGCGTGGTGAGCAGATGAAGGGCCACGCCGCCACCATCGAGCGGCAAGTTCGCGGGATGATCGAAAACTGGGGCGAATCAGGGGAAATCGACCTGCTGGATTTCTTCTCCGAGCTGACCATCTACACCTCGACGGCCTGCCTGATCGGCGAGAAGTTCCGCAACCAGCTCGATTCCCGGTTCGCGAACTACTACCACCTGCTGGAGCGCGGCACCGATCCGTTGTGCTACGTCGACCCCTACCTGCCGATCGAGAGCTTCCGCATCCGCGACGAGGCGCGGGCCAACCTGGTCGAGTTGGTGCAGGAGGTGATGAACGGTCGAATCACCAACCCGCCCACCGATAAGAGCGATCGTGACCTGCTCGACGTGCTGGTGTCGATCAAGGACGAGGAGGGCAATCACCGGTTCTCGGCCAACGAGGTCACCGGCATGTTCATCTCGCTGATGTTCGCCGGTCACCACACCAGCTCGGGCACCTCGTCGTGGACGCTGATCGAACTGCTGCGCAATCCGGAGTACTACGCCAAGGTGCAGGCCGAACTCGACGACCTTTATGCCGACGGCCAGGAGGTGAGTTTCCATGCGCTGCGCCAGATCCCGAACCTGGACAATGCGCTCAAGGAGACTCTGCGCCTGCATCCGCCGCTGATCATCCTGATGCGGGTGGCCCAGGACGAGTTCGAGGTGGCCGGCCACCCGATCCACAAGGGCCAGATGGTGGCGGCCTCACCGGCGATCTCCAACCGGATTCCCGAGGACTTCCCCGACCCCGACGCCTTCGATCCCGACCGGTACGAGAAGCCGCGTCAGGAGGACCTGATCAACCGGTGGACCTGGATTCCGTTCGGGGCGGGCAAGCACCGCTGCGTCGGGGCCGCATTCGCCCAGATGCAGATCAAGGCGATCTTCTCGGTCCTGCTGCGCGAGTATGAGTTCGAGATGTCACAGCCGCCCGAGAGTTATCGGAACGACCACTCGAAGATGGTGGTCCAGTTGGCCCGGCCGGCCAAGGTTCGCTACCGGAAGCGGGTTTAG
- a CDS encoding HIT family protein has protein sequence MASVFTKIINGELPGRFVYEDDEIVAFLTIAPMTQGHTLVVPRAEIDNWQDVEPAVFGRVMEVSQLIGKAVCQAFGAQRAGVIIAGLEVPHLHVHVFPAYNLTDFGFAHVDNNPSAESLDAAQAKIKAALADLQSAAG, from the coding sequence ATGGCGTCCGTCTTCACAAAGATCATCAACGGAGAACTGCCCGGGCGATTCGTCTATGAGGACGATGAGATCGTCGCGTTCCTGACCATCGCCCCCATGACGCAGGGCCACACGCTGGTGGTTCCCCGCGCCGAGATCGACAACTGGCAGGACGTCGAACCGGCTGTGTTCGGCCGGGTGATGGAGGTGTCGCAGCTGATCGGCAAGGCCGTGTGCCAGGCGTTCGGCGCGCAGCGCGCCGGGGTGATTATCGCCGGCCTCGAGGTGCCGCACCTGCATGTGCACGTGTTCCCGGCCTACAACCTGACCGACTTCGGCTTCGCCCACGTCGACAACAATCCGTCGGCCGAATCGCTGGATGCGGCTCAGGCCAAGATCAAAGCCGCGCTGGCAGATCTGCAATCCGCGGCAGGCTGA
- a CDS encoding nuclear transport factor 2 family protein — protein sequence MSDNPVVIASRSSWKCVQSGDRAGWLALMADDVVVEDPIGEAITNPDGTGVRGKEALGAFYDTNIGPNELTVTCEETFPSSSASEIAYILVLRTKFPNGFTATVRGVFTYRVNDEGLITNLRGYWNMDAMKFEEAAD from the coding sequence TTGTCTGACAATCCCGTCGTCATCGCCTCGCGGTCGTCGTGGAAGTGCGTGCAGTCCGGTGATCGCGCGGGCTGGCTGGCGCTCATGGCGGATGACGTCGTGGTCGAGGACCCGATCGGTGAGGCCATCACCAACCCCGACGGCACCGGCGTGCGCGGCAAGGAAGCCCTCGGCGCCTTCTACGACACCAACATCGGACCCAACGAGCTGACCGTCACCTGCGAAGAGACATTCCCGTCCAGCTCGGCGAGCGAGATCGCCTACATCCTGGTGCTGCGCACCAAGTTTCCCAACGGATTCACCGCTACCGTGCGTGGCGTCTTCACCTACCGGGTGAACGACGAAGGGCTGATCACCAACCTGCGCGGCTACTGGAACATGGACGCGATGAAGTTCGAAGAGGCTGCGGATTAG
- a CDS encoding SDR family NAD(P)-dependent oxidoreductase, producing MVVGGSRGIGLAVAELLAAQGAGVVVNGRDLGAATAAAESISGIAYAGSPADPDVADALVDTCAAEFGRVDILVNCAGTAEPAGSSILSVTSAEFRDLLDAHLGTVFETCRAAAPRMVAQGSGAIVNTSSFAFLGDYGGSGYPAGKGAVNALTMAIAAELSEHGVRANVVCPGARTRLSTGSDYEQQITDLNRRGLLDDVSMQGALDAAPPEYVAPTYAYLVSDAARDVTGRIFIAAGGFIGEFARPTPGFIGYRDHHGAPPWTVEELHESISKA from the coding sequence ATCGTGGTCGGCGGTAGCCGCGGGATCGGGCTGGCGGTCGCCGAGCTACTGGCCGCCCAGGGTGCGGGCGTCGTGGTCAACGGCCGCGATCTGGGGGCTGCCACAGCCGCAGCCGAATCTATTTCCGGTATCGCCTACGCCGGTTCACCCGCCGACCCTGACGTGGCCGACGCGCTCGTCGATACCTGCGCGGCCGAGTTCGGTCGGGTCGACATCCTGGTCAACTGTGCCGGCACCGCAGAGCCGGCCGGGTCCTCGATCCTGAGTGTGACCAGTGCCGAGTTTCGGGACCTGCTCGACGCGCACCTGGGCACGGTGTTCGAAACCTGTCGCGCGGCGGCGCCGAGGATGGTGGCCCAAGGGAGCGGCGCCATCGTCAACACCAGTTCCTTTGCGTTCCTGGGCGATTACGGCGGCAGCGGCTATCCGGCGGGCAAAGGCGCGGTCAACGCGCTGACCATGGCGATTGCCGCCGAACTCTCCGAACACGGAGTGCGGGCCAACGTGGTGTGCCCGGGCGCCCGCACCCGGCTGTCCACCGGCTCGGACTACGAGCAGCAGATCACCGATCTCAACCGGCGCGGCCTACTCGACGACGTCAGCATGCAGGGCGCGCTGGACGCAGCGCCGCCGGAATACGTCGCCCCGACCTACGCCTATCTGGTCAGCGACGCAGCACGGGACGTGACGGGCCGCATCTTCATTGCCGCCGGTGGATTCATCGGCGAATTTGCCCGGCCCACACCAGGTTTCATCGGATACCGCGACCACCACGGTGCGCCGCCGTGGACCGTCGAGGAACTGCACGAGTCCATTTCCAAGGCATGA
- a CDS encoding SDR family oxidoreductase, which produces MARFEPHPDRRPAIVAGASSGIGAATATELAAHGFPVALGARRVEKCQELVDQITSAGGEAIALPLDVTDADSVKSFVHGATEALGDIELLVAGAGDTFFGQLHEISTDEFENQIQIHLIGANRLAAAVLPGMVERRRGDIIFVGSDVSLRPRPYMGGYGAAKAGLLGMAKTLQMELEGTGVRASVVHPGPTKTAMGWSAPMDKVGEMLEDWAKWGQARHDYFLRAADLARAITFVAETPRGGFIAELEIQPEAPLTDVKDRQKLKVEG; this is translated from the coding sequence ATGGCCCGTTTCGAACCCCATCCCGACCGCCGGCCGGCCATCGTGGCCGGTGCGTCGTCCGGCATCGGCGCCGCCACGGCGACCGAACTGGCCGCACACGGCTTCCCGGTCGCCCTGGGTGCACGCCGCGTCGAGAAATGCCAGGAACTCGTCGACCAGATCACGTCCGCCGGCGGCGAGGCGATTGCACTGCCACTCGACGTCACCGACGCCGATTCGGTCAAGTCGTTCGTGCACGGCGCCACCGAGGCGCTCGGGGATATCGAACTGCTGGTGGCCGGGGCCGGTGACACCTTCTTCGGTCAGCTCCACGAGATCAGCACCGATGAGTTCGAGAATCAGATCCAGATCCACCTGATCGGCGCCAATCGCCTTGCCGCAGCGGTGCTTCCGGGCATGGTCGAGCGGCGGCGCGGCGACATCATCTTCGTCGGCTCTGACGTGTCCCTGCGGCCGCGGCCGTACATGGGCGGCTACGGCGCGGCCAAAGCCGGCCTACTGGGGATGGCCAAGACCCTGCAGATGGAACTGGAGGGCACCGGTGTGCGCGCCTCCGTCGTCCATCCCGGGCCCACCAAGACCGCCATGGGCTGGAGTGCGCCGATGGACAAGGTCGGCGAGATGCTCGAGGACTGGGCCAAATGGGGGCAGGCTCGGCACGACTACTTCCTGCGTGCGGCCGATCTCGCGCGGGCGATCACCTTCGTCGCGGAAACCCCGCGCGGCGGCTTCATCGCCGAACTGGAGATTCAGCCCGAAGCTCCACTCACCGACGTCAAGGATCGTCAGAAGCTGAAAGTGGAAGGCTGA
- a CDS encoding nuclear transport factor 2-like protein — protein MASREELEAWSDRWLKANQDAEKAGDWKPLADFYTEDATYGWNIGPKEDVMCVGIDQIRDVALGLEMEGLENWVYEYQRVLIDEKQNEIVGFWKQIANKSDGSTDEIYGIGGSWFRLNDQLLIEWQRDFFDFGHVQKAFMNLISSGDLTPTMQKRIERSLAGEKLPGYYPLGEAPVKIW, from the coding sequence ATGGCGTCACGCGAAGAACTGGAAGCCTGGTCCGACCGTTGGCTCAAGGCCAACCAGGACGCCGAGAAGGCCGGTGACTGGAAGCCGCTGGCCGACTTCTACACCGAGGATGCCACCTACGGCTGGAACATCGGCCCCAAGGAAGACGTGATGTGCGTCGGCATAGATCAGATCCGCGACGTGGCACTGGGCCTGGAGATGGAAGGCCTGGAGAACTGGGTCTACGAATACCAGCGGGTGCTGATCGACGAGAAGCAGAACGAGATCGTCGGCTTCTGGAAGCAGATCGCCAACAAGTCCGACGGCAGCACCGACGAGATCTACGGCATCGGGGGCAGCTGGTTCCGACTCAACGATCAGCTCCTCATCGAGTGGCAACGCGATTTCTTCGACTTCGGGCACGTGCAGAAGGCGTTCATGAACCTGATCTCCTCCGGTGACCTGACCCCGACGATGCAGAAGCGCATCGAGCGTTCGCTGGCCGGCGAGAAGCTGCCCGGCTACTACCCGCTCGGCGAAGCCCCGGTGAAGATCTGGTAG
- a CDS encoding ferredoxin — MGCYRVEVDEDLCQGHAMCELEAPDVFRVPKRGVVEILDHEPPDELRDAVEMAVEMCPTRALSITEKE, encoded by the coding sequence ATGGGTTGCTACCGCGTTGAGGTCGACGAGGATCTGTGTCAGGGCCACGCCATGTGCGAGCTCGAGGCTCCCGATGTGTTCCGGGTGCCCAAGCGCGGCGTCGTCGAGATCCTCGATCATGAACCACCCGACGAGCTTCGTGATGCCGTCGAGATGGCCGTCGAAATGTGTCCCACCCGAGCACTATCCATTACAGAGAAGGAATGA
- a CDS encoding sensor histidine kinase, which translates to MFDRVERHGVPLRVGLVAVSLVLVACGLLASGVAVTSIMRHTEVSRIDQTLLDAAGSWAQAPRQLPSTPLEGPNPARPPSNFYVRGVDEDGRTWIAVNDREAEPDLPDDNNVGPVPVTVESVGSSDVQWRAMTVQGPHGELTTVAIDLSDVQSSVRALIWSQVGIGTVVLVVLGVVGYAVVHRSLRPLVEVERTAAAIAAGQLDRRVPERDPRTEVGRLSLALNGMLAQIQRAVAASDHSAEQARTSEERMRRFITDASHELRTPLTTIRGFAELYRQGAARDVEMIMGRIESESRRMGLLVEDLLLLARLDAQRPLDQHRVDLLALATDAVHDTQSIAPSRQVRMEVFDGPGTPEVLGDEARLRQVLSNLVANAVQHTPESAGITVRVGTDDGNAVIEVCDEGPGMSQDDARRVFERFYRADSSRTRASGGTGLGLSIVHSLVLAHGGTVTVSTAPGQGCRFTVSLPRIADLPARL; encoded by the coding sequence GTGTTTGACCGGGTAGAGCGGCACGGTGTGCCACTGCGGGTCGGCTTGGTCGCGGTCTCGCTGGTTCTGGTGGCCTGTGGCCTGCTCGCGTCGGGCGTCGCGGTCACCTCGATCATGCGGCACACCGAGGTCAGCCGTATCGATCAGACGTTGCTCGATGCGGCGGGAAGCTGGGCCCAGGCGCCGCGACAACTTCCGTCCACCCCGCTGGAAGGGCCGAACCCGGCCCGCCCGCCGTCGAACTTCTACGTCCGCGGCGTCGACGAGGACGGTCGGACCTGGATCGCGGTCAACGACCGCGAGGCGGAACCCGACCTGCCCGACGACAACAACGTGGGTCCGGTACCGGTGACCGTCGAGTCCGTCGGGTCCTCGGACGTGCAGTGGCGGGCCATGACCGTGCAGGGTCCGCACGGCGAGCTCACCACCGTCGCGATCGACCTGTCCGACGTCCAGTCGTCGGTACGTGCGTTGATCTGGTCGCAGGTGGGCATCGGCACGGTCGTGCTGGTGGTTCTCGGCGTCGTCGGCTACGCCGTCGTGCACCGCAGTCTGCGTCCGCTCGTCGAGGTGGAACGAACTGCGGCCGCCATTGCGGCCGGACAGTTGGATCGCCGTGTCCCCGAACGGGATCCGCGCACCGAGGTGGGACGACTGTCGCTGGCCCTCAACGGCATGCTCGCGCAGATCCAGCGGGCCGTCGCGGCCTCCGATCATTCCGCCGAGCAGGCACGCACCTCCGAAGAACGGATGCGGCGGTTCATCACCGATGCCAGCCACGAGCTGCGGACTCCGCTGACGACGATCCGCGGATTCGCCGAGCTGTACCGCCAGGGCGCCGCCCGGGACGTCGAGATGATCATGGGCCGGATCGAGAGTGAGTCCCGGCGGATGGGTCTGCTCGTCGAGGACCTGCTGCTACTGGCCCGCCTCGATGCGCAGCGGCCACTCGATCAGCACCGGGTCGACCTACTGGCCCTGGCCACCGATGCGGTACACGACACGCAGTCGATCGCACCGAGCCGTCAGGTGCGCATGGAGGTGTTCGACGGTCCCGGAACTCCGGAGGTGCTCGGCGACGAGGCCCGGTTGCGCCAGGTGCTGAGCAACCTGGTCGCCAACGCGGTGCAGCACACCCCGGAATCGGCCGGGATCACCGTGCGGGTGGGCACGGATGACGGCAATGCCGTCATCGAGGTGTGCGACGAGGGCCCTGGTATGAGTCAGGATGACGCGCGCCGGGTCTTCGAGCGGTTCTACCGGGCCGACTCCTCACGCACCCGGGCCAGCGGTGGCACCGGGCTGGGCCTGTCGATCGTGCATTCCCTGGTGCTGGCACACGGCGGCACGGTGACGGTCTCCACCGCGCCGGGTCAGGGCTGCCGGTTCACCGTCAGCCTGCCGCGGATTGCAGATCTGCCAGCGCGGCTTTGA
- a CDS encoding cytochrome P450 codes for MTLKEVELILDPYDYDFHEDPYPYYRRLRDEAPIYRNDELKFWALSRHKDVVQGFRNSVALSNKHGVALDPISRNDEAHRVMSFLALDDPAHLRLRTLVSKGFTPRRIRELEGRVTEIAVQHLDVALEHQSFDYVDDFAGKLPMDVISELMGVPKEDRVRIRALADGVMHREDGIADVPESAIAASGELLVYYADMVKQRRKRLTDDLTSALVEAEIGGDKLTDDEIMAFLFLMVVAGNETTTKLLANAAYWGYKNADQLAPVFDDHELIPPWIEETLRYDTSSQILARAVVEDMTFYDTTVPAGDVLVLLAGSANRDERVFENPDQYQIGRDIGSKLVSFGSGAHFCLGAHLARMEARVALTELFKRIRGYEVDEANAVRVHSSSVRGFAHLPITVEMR; via the coding sequence ATGACTTTGAAGGAAGTCGAGTTGATCCTCGACCCGTACGACTACGACTTCCACGAGGATCCGTATCCGTACTACCGCCGCCTGCGCGACGAGGCCCCGATCTACCGCAACGACGAACTCAAGTTCTGGGCACTGTCGCGGCACAAGGACGTGGTGCAGGGTTTCCGAAACAGCGTCGCGCTGTCCAACAAGCACGGCGTCGCGCTGGACCCGATCTCACGCAATGACGAGGCGCACCGGGTGATGTCGTTCCTGGCCCTCGACGATCCGGCCCACCTGCGGCTTCGCACCCTGGTGTCCAAGGGCTTCACCCCGCGGCGCATCCGCGAGTTGGAGGGTCGCGTCACCGAGATCGCGGTGCAGCACCTCGATGTGGCGCTGGAACACCAAAGCTTCGATTACGTCGACGACTTCGCCGGCAAGCTACCGATGGACGTCATCTCCGAGCTCATGGGTGTGCCCAAGGAGGACCGGGTGCGCATCCGCGCACTGGCCGACGGTGTCATGCACCGCGAGGACGGCATCGCCGACGTGCCCGAGTCGGCCATCGCGGCCTCGGGTGAGCTGCTGGTCTACTACGCCGACATGGTGAAGCAGCGCCGCAAGCGGCTCACCGACGACCTCACCTCCGCGCTGGTCGAAGCCGAGATCGGCGGCGACAAGCTCACCGACGACGAGATCATGGCATTCCTGTTCCTGATGGTGGTCGCCGGTAACGAGACCACCACCAAACTGCTTGCCAACGCCGCATATTGGGGCTATAAGAATGCCGATCAGCTGGCCCCGGTATTCGATGACCATGAGCTGATTCCGCCGTGGATCGAAGAGACGTTGCGCTACGACACCTCCAGCCAGATCCTGGCCCGCGCCGTCGTCGAGGACATGACGTTCTACGACACCACGGTTCCGGCCGGCGACGTGCTGGTGCTGTTGGCCGGGTCGGCCAACCGCGACGAGCGTGTCTTCGAAAACCCAGACCAGTACCAGATCGGCCGCGACATCGGTTCGAAGCTGGTGAGTTTCGGCAGCGGCGCCCACTTCTGCCTGGGCGCGCACCTGGCCCGCATGGAGGCCCGGGTGGCGCTGACCGAGTTGTTCAAGCGAATCCGCGGATACGAAGTGGACGAGGCCAACGCCGTCCGAGTCCACTCCAGCAGTGTCCGCGGATTCGCTCACCTTCCGATAACAGTGGAGATGCGCTAA
- a CDS encoding NDMA-dependent alcohol dehydrogenase produces MKTKGALIWEFNQPWSIEEIEIGDPVKDEVKIQMEASGMCHSDHHLVTGDIPMAGFPVLGGHEGAGIVTEVGPGVDHIQPGDHVVLSFIPSCGECPACQEGLRNLCDLGAGLLAGTAVSDGTHRIHSVKNGQPVIPMTLLGTFSPYMVVHKSSVVKIDPSIPFEVACLVGCGVTTGYGSAVHSGDVRPGDDVVIVGVGGVGTGALQGALAAGARNVFAVDPVEFKRDNALKFGATHAYPDIFSAMAGVAEVTQGRMAHKTIVTVGELKGEDIDHYMNITAKGGTVVATAVANMASNDVKLNLSMLTLLQKRLQGTIFGGGNPHHDIPQLLSMYKAGRLNLDDMVTRQYKLEQINDGYKDMLEGRNIRGIIRYTDADR; encoded by the coding sequence ATGAAGACAAAAGGCGCTCTCATCTGGGAGTTCAACCAACCGTGGTCGATCGAGGAGATCGAGATCGGTGACCCCGTCAAGGACGAGGTCAAGATCCAGATGGAAGCCTCGGGCATGTGCCATTCCGATCACCACCTGGTGACCGGCGACATCCCGATGGCAGGTTTCCCGGTGCTCGGCGGCCACGAAGGCGCGGGCATCGTTACCGAGGTCGGCCCCGGCGTCGACCACATCCAGCCGGGTGATCACGTCGTGCTGTCGTTCATCCCGTCCTGCGGTGAGTGTCCGGCGTGCCAGGAGGGTCTGCGCAACCTGTGCGACCTGGGTGCAGGTCTGCTGGCCGGCACCGCGGTGTCCGACGGCACGCATCGCATCCACTCCGTGAAGAACGGCCAGCCCGTCATCCCGATGACCCTGCTGGGCACGTTCAGCCCGTACATGGTCGTGCACAAGAGCTCGGTGGTGAAGATCGATCCGTCCATCCCGTTCGAGGTGGCCTGCCTCGTGGGCTGCGGTGTCACCACCGGCTACGGCTCGGCCGTGCACAGCGGTGACGTCCGCCCGGGTGACGACGTCGTCATCGTCGGCGTCGGCGGTGTCGGCACCGGTGCGCTGCAGGGTGCGCTGGCCGCCGGTGCCCGCAATGTGTTCGCCGTGGATCCCGTTGAGTTCAAACGTGACAACGCGCTGAAGTTCGGCGCCACCCACGCCTACCCGGACATCTTCTCCGCGATGGCCGGCGTCGCCGAGGTCACCCAGGGCCGGATGGCGCACAAGACGATCGTCACCGTCGGTGAGCTCAAGGGCGAGGACATCGACCACTACATGAACATCACCGCCAAGGGCGGAACGGTCGTGGCCACCGCGGTCGCGAACATGGCCAGCAATGACGTCAAGCTCAACCTGTCGATGCTGACCCTGCTGCAGAAGCGCCTGCAGGGCACCATCTTCGGTGGCGGCAACCCGCACCACGACATTCCGCAGCTGCTGAGCATGTACAAGGCCGGCCGGCTGAACCTGGACGACATGGTGACCCGGCAGTACAAGCTCGAGCAGATCAACGACGGCTACAAGGACATGCTGGAGGGTCGCAACATCCGCGGCATCATCCGCTACACCGACGCCGACCGCTAG
- a CDS encoding response regulator transcription factor: MAMPASLPESVPEARILVVDDEANIVELLSVSLKFQGFEVHTASNGAAALDKAREVRPDAVILDVMMPGMDGFGLLRRLRADGVDAPALFLTARDSLQDKIAGLTLGGDDYVTKPFSLEEVVARLRVILRRSGRGVEEPRSAKLSFADIELDEDTHEVWKAGEPVSLSPTEFTLLRYFIINAGTVLSKPKILDHVWRYDFGGDVNVVESYVSYLRRKIDTGDKRLLHTLRGVGYVLREPR; this comes from the coding sequence ATGGCCATGCCTGCTTCATTACCTGAGAGTGTCCCGGAGGCCCGGATCCTCGTCGTCGACGACGAGGCCAACATCGTGGAGTTGTTGTCCGTCAGCCTCAAGTTCCAGGGTTTCGAGGTGCACACCGCCTCCAACGGCGCCGCCGCCCTGGACAAGGCCAGGGAGGTCCGGCCCGACGCCGTGATCCTGGACGTGATGATGCCCGGCATGGACGGCTTCGGGCTGCTGCGCCGGTTGCGCGCCGACGGCGTCGACGCCCCCGCGCTGTTCCTCACCGCGCGCGACAGTCTGCAGGACAAGATCGCCGGCCTGACGCTCGGCGGCGACGACTACGTCACCAAGCCGTTCAGCCTCGAAGAGGTGGTGGCGCGGCTGCGGGTGATCCTGCGCCGGTCCGGCCGGGGCGTCGAGGAACCGCGCAGCGCCAAGCTGTCTTTCGCCGACATCGAACTCGACGAGGACACGCACGAGGTCTGGAAGGCCGGCGAGCCCGTTTCACTGTCGCCCACCGAGTTCACCCTGCTGCGTTACTTCATCATCAATGCGGGCACGGTGCTGTCGAAGCCCAAGATCCTCGACCACGTGTGGCGCTACGACTTCGGCGGCGACGTCAACGTCGTCGAGTCCTACGTGTCCTACCTGCGCCGCAAGATCGATACCGGTGACAAGCGTCTGCTGCACACCCTCCGCGGCGTTGGCTACGTTTTGCGCGAGCCACGCTGA